Within the Mugil cephalus isolate CIBA_MC_2020 chromosome 1, CIBA_Mcephalus_1.1, whole genome shotgun sequence genome, the region CTGATCATAACCCTCTCATCTTTCTGTCCAGTATGCAGAACAATAACAAACAGGTTACTATTTTTAGAACTCTTGCTTACTCTGAACATTTGCCATATCAATGGTAGATGGGAGAATGAGATGGCAGTTGCTCTCTCTTGGACTTAGAGGGAACATTCACATTTACAAAGACCCAAAGGGGTCTCCTTTTTTATGGGGGTGGGGTCTTTACAGGTGTTCACCTTGGGCTGGTTTCACTGCTGCTTTGCAAGGCCCTTTGGTTGTGTTGCTCTCCTGCTCTTTTGTCTTCCTGGTTGCTGTGAAGCTCTGCCTCTTCTGTAGGGAGGCATTGTTGACAGGCTATAACTGTGAGGGAGTCTATAAAAGCCAGATTCCCTCAGTTTATTCGCTCTCTGCCAAGATCCTGTCTGTTTCCGTTTGGattgtttactttgttttgtaCCACACATCAACATTACATGCATTTTCATTGCATGCAATATGTTTATCTCACACCGATTACTGACTTCATAcctcatacatttttattggttttgtcatgttttcaaGTAGAACCAAACCAAAACTGATCTTTCAGTGTGGACCTGCCTTCTTTGTTGATTGTATTGATTGAATTGAGAACAATTTCTCATTTACAATGCTGACCTGGGCAAGAGGCAGCACAGAGAGTCAGTGGCCTAAACGATCCTTTGCCTCTGTTCTCTGCAGAAAGGCTCGAgatctctttgtgtctttacCACATGGCCACATCCAGTGAGGAAGGTCTTCATGGTTGAAATAGCTCCACCCAGGGTCTCTCAGACCTTCTTCTCTTCACTTGTGTGGTCAGAGTTAAGGAAATCAGgataactgatttctggccaaaTGTCAGTGTCCATGGATCATTATTTGGTAGTTTGTATGGATCGTTGTGGATTCCAATTGTCCGtgattttatctgataatccactTTTTTCCCAGTCtagctgtatttactgctacatttcaccacgtttttgccactcagggggcatGGCCCGGGcatcagtgcataccctctattacaCCTTTCCTCACCATAAAGGGGAGCTCACTGGGCCGGGCTTTTAAGTTGCTACTaagattgtcacaagatgaagAGGGGAATAAggggaggaaacaaaagaactttAATGAATATTTGTATAATGGAGAACAACAGACACTGCAGTGACACGGCAAGAAGTCCAATAAAAGGTCCAGGACTGGACAGACACAGTTACAAAAGATAAGACAGGACTATATAGGGAGAGTAATGAGACGCAGGTCATGCTAATAACAAAGAAGCATGCAAACTACAGACAAGGAAAGAAGAGTTCaaaagacacaggtgaggtgTGTTGGTGAAGTAAAACcagcataaataaaacaggaagttagcTCAAAGAATGACCTTTCCTTGACCATGGCCGCAGTGTCTTCAAACTACAGATGATCCAAGAAATTCAAAGAAGAAAATTCAGAGTAATGGATCCGTCTCTGAATGTTTTGTCAGAATGTAGGAAGGTCGACTCACTGAGCTTTAATAAGACATAATCCTCAAGACTATTCTCAGTGTGAAAGTGACTGTACCACAAGTTCTTTTATAAGGACGTTTATGAATTTCACTCTTAAAGCCGAGGAACATTCTGCTATAGTTATAATTATCATGACACAcgtgagaaaacattttgtactATGGAACAAACTCAAACAGACGCTCTGAAGTGTAGCATGTGACTTTTATTCTCTCACAAGAAACTCTCGTCTCTTTGGTGACCACAACCTAAGAAAAGGCAATACAACACTTTCAGATACGCAGCTAACTGCATCGTATTTAGAAGCAGCAGCTGCGCTCATCTGATGAGAAACTGTTTGAACAGATGAAGCTGATGGAACAAGTTTGTTAAACTGCCTGACGAAAATAAACCGAAACCTCTCTGATACGTTGGTTAGAGAGCACACGCTGTCAAGATCAACACAtttgaatagaatagaatgcctttattgtcattatacagcgtataacaatatttgtttttgaacagaaaaaaaagaaaaagacaacaggCGTGAGATCAACAGATTTTTAACTTTTCCATTTCAGCTTGTAGAATTACCCAGAACCTTGACAAAGACTTGGCCGGGTTGAGTGGTAGACCACCTACAGATGTAGCTTGTGCATGTAGCTAATTgtgtcacttcctggttttcATGTAGATCACAGAGCTCCTCCTTTCAGTCAACGCTTAGCAACCTGCAACACAGCATAGAGAAGACAAATATCATGAAAGTATGACTTCTCTCTACCCATAACAATCTGCTGGGAAATATTTTGAACCTCACGGCCATTTACATGGCACCATCTTAGACACTGACGTATATACAATACTAGAATCAGTTCTTGGAGACAGAGTTTAGGGTTTTGAAGATTCAGACAGGATGTGCAGATGCTACACTGATGAAAGACGAGGACCTCGCTGGCTCAAGATTTCTGAGCtgctttttgagtttttgttcaGCAGACAGTAAGAACGTGCTCATAGAGAGACAACTGTGTAGCAATGAAGAGATAAAAGTCTGTATTTGACTTACATACTGGACTGTAGAATAGTAGACCTCACCATCAACAGGGCGTGCTGAGGGAGCGCTGGACTCCGCTGCTTTGAAGACAAATCTGTCATTATTGTTTATTACACATGCATCTTCATAGTTATAACAATACACCGTACACAGATAAAGGGATGAACAATGCAATGAATAATTTTAAGTCTGCCCCAGCTGTGGAGTGCCACTCTGGCCCAAAGTgttctctccatctttgtctgaCAGAGAGAAACGGTTAGCTATTACATATcaactttatgtttgttttacaggatttttttctgcactgttTTCTGCACTTTATTCTAGACCACTATGAtccatataaacacagacaaaaataagtgtaccacacatacaaacaatcacaataataaaacacagcatcCGGCTATGTAGTAGTATGTAATCTGATCAGTTTTTGAATTTGGGTCATTATAATATTAACCAAATATAAACTGATACAGAGACTTAAATAACTAAAGACAAGTCTCAAGTTGTACATTCACCTATGTGTAACTAAAGCTAACACCAGCACCAAGATTTTGATCACCTGCACCATCACGTCAAACAACGGAAATGTAGagtagctaactgctaactgtgGTGTATGAGGTTAGAGGAAATACCGTTCTTCTTCCTGGTCTTCGTTACAGTAGCATACATTGCTGGGCTTGCTTCAGGTGCACTGGCCTGTACAgagactagaaaaaaaaaacatgacaataaatgtatatatatatatatatatcctttcTGTTAAATCCTTTTACTTTAAACCTACCTGTCTGATGCTGTGATGAGTCTGAATTAGTCACTGCGGATGAATGTGGAcaaatttctgcaaaaaaaatatggtaTTTTAAATAAGGCCATGGAACTGAAGTATACAGAGGAACTGATATTCCAACAAAAGCATTTATAATTTGAAAAGCTTCAGCCCTAACACCCAACCCTGAGGAACTCTACTATGAATTTTGTGTACGTGGAAGAATCGCGATGAGGTAAAGCAAAAGCAGTGAGCTCATTGAGTAAAGTTCAAGTCATGTTCTTCACCTCTGCAACAGGCAAATCTGCCAAAGCAGATTAGTAGTCCCACGACCAACAAGAGCAGTATCAACAAGACAGCAATGACGATCCAAAATGTAattgaggaggaaaaggaggcagGATTAGAGTCTTCGTATTCTTCTTCTGGTCGGTCAGGTTCAGTAGAAACTTAAGAAGATGGGAATTATTTGAGACTGTAAACACATGCATGGTATAATCTATGAATACTTTATGAATCTTATTTTGCGTCTTAAACGTTTCTCACCTCCaacagtcagccagctctgtggtgattctccaactccagagatGTTACATTTGTAGAATCCTTGATCAGACATAGAGACATTTCTGATGATCAGATTTCCTGTGGAGCTTCTCCACATGCGgactccatctttatagaaatcaGCTTGGATGTTGGAGGAAAATTTTCtggttctgcagctcagagtcagATCTTCTCCCCCcatcacaggaagagcaggactctccaggatcacagaacCATCTAAAGAACATGATCATATGTAATTATCATGAAATCATGTTGAGATAATCACAAAATATCACTGCCTCACTGCAAACATACAAGTGccattgatgttgatgatgtttcttctctgtcctccttcctcacaccaGTACTTTCCAGAATCAACTCGATGAATATTTTGAATGGTGCAGGTAGGTCCTCTTGATGTTCTGTCATCAGTGGTGCAACATGAGGACTTCCCCCTAATTGATTTatgttcaacatcacagtaaaagactCCGTCACAGTACAGAGTGACCGACTCAtattcaaggaactgcagtttgtttggagagatacgaagaaaagctgcatctgagacaaagaaagacagaaattcAGTTTAGACATTTACTCCTGATGGACCTGATAGACAATATCtacaacatttaaaagcagaCGGGAATAGAGGAACTTGTGTGATGAATAAACACACCAACATCAAGATATGTTTGCTTCTTTTCTACAACTGCCCAACAAAAAATCTGCTCACCAACTTCTTGATcctgtgcacacagcaggatcATCACAGTCACTGAGGATTGCAAAGAAAATAGACCAATCAATAAAAGTTTTGTCGTCTTCTACAGCTGATCAGGACATTCCGCATATTCTCTCCTAAATGTTGTAGCTAGTGAAGAATACTACTTCAGTCAAAAGCACTAAACAGTGTTCAATGACTTCCACATGCATGaggtttttaagtttaaatagaGTCTTTGTCATTAGGTTTTAACCTGTAAAGGAGCCAATACTCACACAGTGTGATGCAGAAAGCTCTgacctccatgttgtcttgacgctgactgactgaagtATAAAGTgagaagtggtctcttcctgtgtgactTCTGAGAAGTAGGAGTGGTGGAAATAGCCTAAATTTCAGTGGGTGGAGCGAAGGCAGAGCAAGTCTACGTTCAGTGCAACTCTGatgtttgtttattgtcttCCATGTTGGTTTGTTGCTTTATTAGCATTCtaatatatacttatatatacttaGCCCTAAGAGTACTGGAGGTGGAAGTCACCTTTAAAGTGAAAAATCAAAGTGTTATCCTTCTCAACTCATTCAGCATCCCCTTGACTAGAAATGGATCaaaagtttataaaaaaaaaaaataaataccaaaagcTCACATATTCTACAAAGGTTCTAGTAAAAATAGAACCATTTTCACAtgtggataaaaacaaaaaacccaaagTGACAGGGAAGCTGGCTACAGAATAGTAAGGCAATGTACACAATTCAACATTTGGTCATTTGGCTATTGTGCACATCatagaatccataaaaataatgataaaagttaaaaaaaaaaaaaaagaaaaaaaaaaagacctgagaTTCTTAAGGAactagagtctactcaggcatcactgttgtccctctaGTTCAGCCTGTTgatcatgtggactcccaggtacttgtagagGTCCCCtacctccacctccaggcccttcATGGTGATGGGTGGCCCACTGGGGGGCTCCACTGGTGGCCACTCTTGGTCTTGAAGTCAACAACCAGTTCTTTGTTCTTGTCCATATACAGGAGAAGGGTTAGGTTTGCCTgtgaccactccacaaagtccatGTTAAGTGTCCTATACTTAACCTCCTATCCCTCTCTAATACAcccaaccactgcagagtcatcagagaaccaGAGCTGTACTGGAAATCTGAGGTGTAGAAAGCAGATGGAGACAGGAGAGTCCCCTTTACTGCCCCCACTTTACTGACAATATTTTTAGTCCTGCAGAGCATTCGCAACTGTCCTTGTGGAGACAGGCTGCCTCTTTGCTGCATGAACAGAATTCTATTGTCCTGGGTCATAGAATGAACAAACTGGTGGAAAGTGGGGAGAACATTGTCCATGGTGACATTATTAAAGTCCCAAGAAATGGCTATGCGGGCTTTCAGGTGTTTGGAATTTTGCATGGGGGAGTAAACTCCAATGACAGAGGTGAATTCACTGGTTAAATAATGTGAACACATTCCCACAGCTAAAAGTTCAATGTCTGGTGTACAGACATGCTCATTCACAGTTATATGAGTAGATCCCATCTCCCTCCTTCTTATCGCTCAGGAGCTCATCTCTATCCATCCatagtctttttttcttatcattgtctgcatttgtccacatagttatacaccacagggtgtcaatgTTATCCAAAATTGATGCAGCTATATTCTtgcagtagaatattttcttttttcactcaGAGCCGGCCCAAGTCTCCATGGCGCTCTAAACAAAATTAGATGTTTCTACCATGAATATTGATTGTTAACCATGCACACGCCTGCTATGAACTCATTGCAGCTCTGATTATCCTATTGTCAGTGTGACATGTCTTTACACATGTATCTGTAATATACTGAAATTATGCTATTTCAGGTgtaatgaagtttatttttgttgcaactCGACAGCAAGTACAGTCAAAACTACTCTGAATCAgtcaaaatatacaaacataatttttagtttattacttttgttttcagaaacCTGGAGGGgcaatgtgcaaaaaatgaTTATAATTATATAGGTAGGGATTAATTTGAGCCTGGTACTTATTTGGGCAGATCGGGTAcctgtcaaaaaataaacaaacacacaaaaacaaaaaaaaatgtttaaattaaaacaataacatgCATTAATTTACAGAACAACCAAGAATTTCATGCTGTTTAAGATTTAACGTCATTTGAAAGAGTTGGAGATCTGTTGACACACTGAAAAGCTGGGCCAACAAACCACGCccctgacacagaaaaaataaaataaaataaactttaaatttgGCGCATCTGAGGAgcaagcagagaggaaaaacgATTACCATTTCAACGAAACAGACAGTTAAATTTACttccttttttcaaaaaaagagtTGCATAACACTTCAAAACGAGTCAGAAAAATCTCCACAAGTGGCGACAAGGGCAGTTGCAGCGGTCATGTTGATGGTCAAAACCGGCTGCAGCAGGAGGCTAGAGGCGCAACAGCTAGCCGGGTTCACCAACAGCTAGCCAAGCTGGGGCAGGAGGCTGGCACcatggcagcagctggtcaGGTTCACCACCAGACGGAGCAGCTAGCCTAAATCAATTTCCCTTTGGGGGCAATTCTTTTCATACGTAGTAATTAAATATATACTATATGGTGACAGTCTGTCCCTTATCTGATACATTACCCACAGTTGAGCCTGAGGATAATGATAAGTGATAAGTGTCCCTATTTCTATTCCTATGCTTTCAGTCGAAGTTGAGGAAGCATAACTCTGCACCATGACCCTGTGACCCTTGATGCGATGTATTAAGATTGGGGGGGAGAAGATGAATGGGGTgaggtcagaggactgcagcacactgtCCTGCAGCCTTCCTCCAACTCATAGAGTCTTGAAGCTAGGTAAGGACATACTATGGTCCGGGATATCTGCAGCGCTTCTTCTAAAGTTGAATGGGAATCTCAGACCTTACTCCAGAATGCACAGAGGGCATGGACAGAGCTAGCAGTTCCTCTCGTATATACACAAACAGATCATCAGGATTAATGATATGAAGACCCTAAATGGACTGACGATGAGGAGGCAGGGAATCCAGGAACATTTTGTTtgatagaaaataaacaggaaaacacaaagagctgcagaaggcaagaaaatacaaaagaatcaaAACACGgcaggacaaaaaataaataaataaataaataaaataaaaaaaatttcaggaacacaacacacaaggaAATAACATCAACGAcacaacagggaacaaagggaaggcagggctataaatacaagGGCTAAGGGCTGACAAGATACAGCTGACATGAATCAgaaaccaataaataatcaagggacacacgaggaaacacagacaggaaatccagaaacttaacaaaataaaacaggaaacacaaaacatgacacagacagacatgacataAACACAAGAAGGCtagacagacaggaagttacaaaacttgaaaaaataaaacgggaaactcaaaacatgacacaagacATAATCATGACACAGATGGCCACTCTGGTGAGCACTACAGCTAAATATAAAAGGTCctcaacaatgaaaaaaaaaaaaaaaaaaagtagcttaaaaagctgcaaaaattAAAACGCAAATAAAGCCAAAAAACATTATGATTGTTTTTTGGCATAGAAAGATGAGGATACGTTAGAAAACAAAAGTTTGGAGtaacacataaagaaaaaaaaaactatgcaaACCTACTGGTGACCTGCAGTCACTCTTCcaggcacatttaaaaaaaaaaataaaaaataaaaaaattagcCATGGCTGTGAGTGTGACTGGCTGTCCTCTGTAATGGTTGTCCAGTTACAGAGGAAAAGAGGTAATAGTAAATTAATCAATAAATGGATCATGAGGATCAAGATTTAAATTTTCTCATACATCCCATCGTTCCCTCACTTCTGCCTTACACTGTACAATTCAGATACACATTATAATTAAAAACCATGAGTAGTCTGTGAATACATATCAAAGTTTATTAttcttcagattttaaaaagctgaaaacagaggaagacagCAAATGGTGACACACTGTCAGAGGTCACACGTTGCTTCAAACCAACATCAATTAATAGAAGCGCTCAGACAAGTGGTTATTTTGAACATCATACGTCAGGCTGGTTACGGCCACAGtgacaggtttaaaaaaaaaaaaaataataaaaaaaaccttgcaGACATGTTACACAAGTTTCTTAGTAAGAGGCTAATTTCCTGATACAGTCACTTTGTCTAACCATGGGACTAGAAGCAGACATTCAGCTTGACAGCAATGAGCTTAATTCTCAATGAAATGTGACAGTAGGCATGATGAAATATTAACTCCATGATCTTAGCTACTAAACTAGCTTCTGTCCACCGGTTGCTTTTCATCCAGACCATCGCTttgctttaaaataacagaaaacccTCTTTTTGTCTGTGGGAGATGAATCATGTTTTATACGTCTGTCTAATACACAGTAAAGACatccgagcagcagcagcaacagcaccaacaccatgatgatggtgaaggTGGTCTTTAGGATGGGGCAGATGTGACTGTTTGGATCTGGGGAGGAACAATGTTCTGTGAgagtttctgcagaaaaaaaagacattatgaGACACAGTGGTTTATAAAGTGGTGactaaataaaagagaaatccATTTCATCTCTCAAAAGGCTTTGTATGCAACAGATTTCTTTGCAGAAGTCTTCTTACCATTACACTTGCAGAAGGAGGTAAGATTCATCTCCTGGTAAAAATATGGTGATGAAAACAGTAAAgctagaatttaaaaaataaatcaataacaGGAACTTACATCACATGTATTCACTATTAaacttaaaatcttaaaattattGCATCTCACCTCCAATAGACAGCCAGCTCTGAggtgattctccaactccagagatGTTACATTTGTAGAGTCCTTGATCAGACATCAAAACTGATTTGAGGTTCAGATTTCCTGTGGAGCTTCTCCACTTGTGgactccatctttatagaaatcaGCTTGGATGTTAGAGGAAGATTTTCtggttctgcagctcagagtcacatcttctccctccatcacaggaagagcaggactctccaggatcacagaacCATCTGAAAAACATGatcatgtttaatttatcttgaaatcatgttgagataatcacaaaatatcactgcctcactgcaaacatacaaacaacattgatgttgatgatgtttcttctctctcctccttcttgaCACCAGTACTTTCCAGAGTCATCTCGGTAAAAATTTTTAATGGTACAGGTAGGTCCtctaaatgttttgttattaGTGGTGCAACATGAGGGCTTCGCCCCAATCGACTTGtgttcaacatcacagtaaaagactCCTTCACAGTAAAAAGTGACCGACTCAaattcaaagaactgcagtctgtttggagaggtacgaagaaaagctgcatctgagatgaagaaaaacagagaaattcagtttaaaatttACTTCTGTGAACTGATAGATGATGTCTACAACACTTAAAGTAATAGAGGAACTCCTGTGATGATTGAACACATCAATATCAAGATATTTTGTACAACTGTCCAAAAATCTACTCACTGACttcctgatcctgtgcacacagcaggatcATCGCAGTCActgaagacacaaagaaaatagaCAAATCAATAAAAGTTTAGTTTTCTCTGAACATATTTTCTATTAAACATGGTAGATGGTGACAAATATTATTAAACGTGTTAAATTTTTAAgttaacacaaaataatgtgtaataaaaATGCTGACTTTCACATGCATGaagtttttaattgtaaataagTTAAGTTTTAATCACGAGAGGACCCAGTACTCACACAGTGTGATGCAAAAAGCTCTgacctccatgttgtcttgatgctgactgactgaagtATGAAGTGAGCAGTGATCTCTTCCTGTGTGACTGTTGAGAAGCGGAGGTGATGCAAATAGCGTCAGTGTTTTAGCTAAACATAGGTGGGTGGTGCAAAACACAAAGGCAAAGCGAATCTGTGGTTCACCTTTGAAAGAGAGCACATCAAGACGGCTTGCAGGAGTTTCAAACCCcttgcatatttttttaaaaaatgtctaagcAATGATCTACACACTAGGCTTTTACATACTGTCCACAAGGCGACTGCTACTGCCTGACACCAGTAGATCTTGACTGTTAATGGGTTGCAAGTTAGAAGAAGGGGCTGAGTTTATGTCACAGCTCAGCTGAAGGGCCCAAATATTTCAGTGCATAGGTGGGGATTTCTA harbors:
- the LOC125019791 gene encoding Fc receptor-like protein 1 isoform X1, with the protein product MEVRAFCITLLTAMILLCAQDQEVNAAFLRTSPNRLQFFEFESVTFYCEGVFYCDVEHKSIGAKPSCCTTNNKTFRGPTCTIKNFYRDDSGKYWCQEGGERRNIININVVYGSVILESPALPVMGGEDLTLSCRTRKFSSNIQADFYKDGVRMWRSSTGNLIIRNVSMSDQGFYKCNISGVGESPQSWLTVGVSTEPDRPEEEYEDSNPASFSSSITFWIVIAVLLILLLLVVGLLICFGRFACCREICPHSSAVTNSDSSQHQTVSVQASAPEASPAMYATVTKTRKKNAESSAPSARPVDGEVYYSTVQYVAKR
- the LOC125019791 gene encoding low affinity immunoglobulin gamma Fc region receptor II-like isoform X2, translating into MEVRAFCITLLTAMILLCAQDQEVNAAFLRTSPNRLQFFEFESVTFYCEGVFYCDVEHKSIGAKPSCCTTNNKTFRGPTCTIKNFYRDDSGKYWCQEGGERRNIININVVYGSVILESPALPVMEGEDVTLSCRTRKSSSNIQADFYKDGVHKWRSSTGNLNLKSVLMSDQGLYKCNISGVGESPQSWLSIGALLFSSPYFYQEMNLTSFCKCNETLTEHCSSPDPNSHICPILKTTFTIIMVLVLLLLLLGCLYCVLDRRIKHDSSPTDKKRVFCYFKAKRWSG